Genomic window (Methanoculleus thermophilus):
CTCGTCGTCATCACCGAGACCGATGCCTGCGGCGTCGACGCCATCCAGGTGATCACCGGCTGCACCGTCGGCAAAGGAAACCTCTTCTTCAAAGACCACGGCAAACATGCCTTCACGTTCATCAACCGAAAGACCGGCGAGGCCGTTCGGGTGGCGGCAAACCCCTCGTTCGATATCGACGCGCTCGATCCCGATCTCGCACCGCTCAGGGCCCGGGTGATGCAGGGCCAGGCAACCGAGGCGGAGCGCGCCGAGTTCCACGAACGAATCCGCCGGGTCGTCGACGCAATCCTTGAGACACCTGCAGAGACCCTCTTTACGATCCGAAACGTCGATGTCGAGATCCCCGAGCGGGCACGGATATTTCGGTCGATCCCGTGCGCAAAGTGCGGCGAGATGACTGCTG
Coding sequences:
- a CDS encoding FmdE family protein — its product is MCNTKPSGRSGEAHDRFAEAAAFHGHICPGLATGYRAAEVALERLRSGRSEDEELVVITETDACGVDAIQVITGCTVGKGNLFFKDHGKHAFTFINRKTGEAVRVAANPSFDIDALDPDLAPLRARVMQGQATEAERAEFHERIRRVVDAILETPAETLFTIRNVDVEIPERARIFRSIPCAKCGEMTAESRIRVEDGELVCYACSREYTRRW